DNA sequence from the Coregonus clupeaformis isolate EN_2021a chromosome 30, ASM2061545v1, whole genome shotgun sequence genome:
aataaatgaaaataaataagaTATATACAATAGATAGTATGACTAAGCAGAAGCATGGCTAAAAAGGTATGTCTTAAGCTCTTCAAACTGTCTACAGTTTCTGAGGCCCTCAGATCCTCCGGCAGGCTGTTCCAAAGGCCAGGACCATAGTGGCTGAAGGCAGCCTCACCAAACATTTTGGTTCTCACCTTTGGAACAACTAAAAGAGGATCTGAGTGACCGACCGGGCACATACAGTATCTTAAAAGCATGTCAGACATGTATTCAGGTGCAGGGCCACGTAGTACTTTAAAAATCCCATACAgctattttaaaataaattataaaactacaggcaacatttacatttacatctacgtcatttagcagacactcttatccagagcgatttacaaattggtgcattcaacttgggatagcaagtgggacaaccactttttatttttatttttatggggtgggtggggggggtagaatgattacttttatactattccaggttgttatgatgagtttctcaggtatcaaagaatcaaggatgcaaggatattcttagacattctgtggagatttcataccaagCATTTATAGAATCACGAGcttgtgggttcatctaacaaacggacatggctttgcccttcgtcagttgaactaacTAGACAAAGAAGACCCTATATCTTATATAGCCTTTTGGTTCTCATTCCTTTCACATACAtttggcaagtctccatgggcactccctgtctttgatgttcatcactttttaccccaagtcagtatactaaacatcactcatgctatcctaaacatcactaatctaccttgacataatggaatgaaGACTTTATGGCCCCAAACCTCTCATTTCttaactcttcctctgtcctcacaacactatggcatgacatcattataccataaaGGTCATACATATTACCACGAGGTCATACATATTGTAGATACTATTGTTTTCGTTGATAATAACCCCAATATCAAACCATCCTGTGGCCTCCACCTGCCAGTAGAAACGTCCAGTAGATAAACCCTTGGTACAATGCACAGACAGGGATCTTGTACAAATTGATGGATCAATCCATTTATTTGATTCTTCCCCTCTGGTAGCTTCGTTTCCTATGCTAACACCGTCCCCACTGTTAGCATTGTTAGCTTCGTTTCCTATGCTAGCACCATCCCCACTGTTAGCATTGTTAGCTTCGTTTCCTATGCTAGCACTACTTTGACTGTTAGCATTGTCCTCTCTCCACAACACTGTCCTCCTATCCTCAGACAGCCTCAGGTCAATGTGTGCAGAATCTGGGTCCAGGGTGAGCTCACTGGAATCTGTAgaaaacacacatgcacaatgAGGAGCCAGGGAAATAAGAAAGTTAAATGTTTTTCTGTTTAGCTGACGGTACTTTCTCATTGTTTTAAAGGAAATGTCAAACTGAAGAAACCCTGTATATCATATTACACATCAGTCAGACTCACATTTCCTCAGGCCTGGTTTGATCCTGCACTCTCCACACAAGTCCACACTGTATTGTTTTAATAGAAATAGTTCATGTCAAGAAATAATCATAATATGCAGAGGAATATTAAAGGAATATTAAAGTAACTAAATAGTGTACACATAACATATTACACTAACTTGAGTTTATCCAGTctacagtgtggatcctccagtctagcagagagcagcttcactccagagtctcctgggtgattgtagctcaggtccagttctctcaggtgggaggggtttgacctcagagctgaatccagagaagcacagccttcctctgtgaccagACAACCAGACAGCCTGCAGAGAACAGTTGGAATGAGTTAGGGTGCCATACTCAATTCAAAAGGGTTTGATTACATCAATATGTGAGCCTCTCACCCCAAAACCTGCAAGGCACAGCGAGGGTCCCCCAGTGCAGCAGAGAGTCGCTCCTCTCCTGAATCCCCCAAGTCGTTGTCTCTCAGGTCCAGCTCTATCAGGGTTGAGTTTgaacacaggacagaggacaGGGACTCACAGGATAACTCTGATAGATTACACTGCCTCAGTCTAAGAGATgaatgagagagatagcaggagaaacagagagagagagagagagagagagagattgaaatttGAATTTGGTTTTATCCAAATACCTGTGCACAGAAATATAGAATGTTAAAtaaaactgtatgtatgtataccacactttacatttttttttttttttttttacagcatcATCATTTCTCACCCCTGTTTCTGTATCtgacagtgtggatcctccagtccagcagagagcagcttcagtcCCATGTTGCCCAGGGTGTTGCAGCTCAGATGCAGTTCCTCCAACTGGGAGGCTGCTAGAGCAGGGGACAAACTTCCACAGGAAGTTACCTCACAACGGACAAGTCTGGCGTGAGAGAATATGGAATTAAAAGGGGCTGTATGGATTGACACGATTCGAAACACTTGTTGTCGTAAATATCGCACCTCAGTATCTTCAGTTCACAGTGTGGACTCATAAGCCCAGTGGAGATCCCCTCCACCCCGGTGTCTGTCAGTTTGTTGTCGctgaggtccagctctctcagatgGCTGTTCTCTGACGCCAGAGCTGAAGCCACAATTTCACCGCAGCTCTCGTCGAGCCAACACCCAGGAAACCTATGGATTACAACAAAGTGGATCATCCTTCTACACTTTGTGGACTTACATGCTTTAGTCTCTTACGGAGTGTAATCGTAGTAAACAAGTTTACAGAAGAGTCTTTTAAATTGACTTCAAACAGCTAAACACTTGGCTGACTTCCCCTGTTCCGTCCCCTAACATCCCTTAGGTGCCGTTGTTGCATTGCTAGTTGCCAGCAGAAGAAGAAGCTGTAGATCCATTCATGTCACAAACGGCTTCCGTTtctatttttcttccactttactAAGAAGCTTTTTCTTGGTTTgctcttttttttgttttgtttactaaTAATTGCTCACCTTAGTGTGTGCAGCTGACTGTAAGATTGATTCAGTGCAGCAGTTAGCACCTCCAGCTCAGTTGTTGAAAACCCTTGGATATGACTGATGTCTAGTGACTCTAGTCTGTTGTTGGGACTTGCCAGCGCGTCTAAGAAGGGCTTCTGGTTCTCCAGCTGGCTGTAGATTATGCTGAGTTCTCTCAGGTGTGAGCCAGGCATTTGGATAGCTGATGCCAAAATTTCAGCGCAGTCGTCTGTGAAATAGCAGGCTACTAGCCTTAAGAGGGGAAAACAAAGGGCTTATAAAGGACATAAAAAATAGTGTAAATTATACTAATAGTCGTAAGTGACTACGGGAATCTACCAATCTTAGGAAAGTAAatggaggcaggtagcttagtgggtaagagcgttgtgccagtaaccgaaaggtcgctggttctattccccgagccgactaggtaaaaaatctatctgtacccttaagcaaggcacttaaccctaatt
Encoded proteins:
- the LOC121532584 gene encoding ribonuclease inhibitor-like, with amino-acid sequence MTYTGVQWIKRSHNKNGHLDLFLRFLLGISLESNQILLKCLQLQTEGDKESIQNTIQYIKVKLSTEWFVSSERCINLLYCLIELKDNSLVNEILKFLTSQSLCKIELTPAQCSALVYMLLMSEEVLDEFDTRKYNTLVACYFTDDCAEILASAIQMPGSHLRELSIIYSQLENQKPFLDALASPNNRLESLDISHIQGFSTTELEVLTAALNQSYSQLHTLRFPGCWLDESCGEIVASALASENSHLRELDLSDNKLTDTGVEGISTGLMSPHCELKILRLVRCEVTSCGSLSPALAASQLEELHLSCNT